Within the Acidobacteriota bacterium genome, the region GGCCATGGCCGACATGATGCGCAACGACTCGATTCCGGTTCCCCCGGCACCTGACGAGGCGGCCGCGCGCCTTTACTACGATGAGCACCACCAGGAGTTTTCCAACCCGGCCAAGATCCACCTGTTTGAGATCCTCCTGAGTGACGAGCTACAGGCGCGAAAGCTTGCCGGGGAGATAAAATCACTGGAGGCGTTCAAGGAAAAGGCGATGGACCTCACCGAGCGGCCGGGCAAACGCGTGGCCAGCGGAGATCTCGACTACATCGAACGGTCGTGGTTTCCGGAAATCTTTGACCGCGCCTGGAAAACGCCGACGGGCAAGATCGGGGGCCCGGTCTTTGCGGGGGGCAAGTACTCGATTTTCTACGTGGTTGACCGCACCGAGGCGGAGTTGAAGGACTTTCTCGGCGTAAAGCGGGAGATCATGCAGAAGCTCCTGAGAGAGCAGGTGGAGCAGGTCTTCGGCGAGTGGGTGGAGGAACGCAAGGCGAAAACCGAGATCGAAATCAACGAGGACCTGATTTGGGAAACGATCGACATGAGCAAGTACGCCTCGGTCGATTCCGGTGCGGTCACGAGCAATTGACGGTGTTCGCTTTGAAAGCCGGCAGACTGGCACTGATTCTCGTTCTGGCAGTGGCCGGGGCGGTACTCGGGCAGCGAGAGACGGTCGATAAGATCGCGGTGTTGGTCGGCAATGAGGTCATACTGGCCTCGGAACTGGCCAGCCAACTGCAGCTTGTGGCCTTTCAGACGGGGCGTAACCCGACCAGCCCGGAGGAGATCCAAGAATTCCAGCAGGAAATTCTGGAGCAGATGATTTCCGACCGGCTCTTTTTGATGGAAGCTCGCAAAGATACCTCCATTTCAATCCGACGTGAAGAAATCGACCAGGCGCTGGACGAACAGATCGCGCGGGTAGCGGCTAATTTCGAATCGGAAGAGGATTTTCTGGCGGCCCTGACGCAGGAAGGGCTGACTCTTCGCAAGCTGAAAAGGCGCTATCGGGAGGAGATCGAGAACCAGTTGCTCAAGCAGCGGCATATCCAGTCGAAACTGTATGCAGTTTCCGTATCGCGCCACGAAGTTGAGCAATTCTATACCGAGTTCAGAGATTCGATACCACCGCAGCCGGAGGCGCTGAAGCTGGCCCACATTCTGCTGGCCGTCGGCCCGTCGCAGGCGGTGGAAGACTCAGTCAGGCAGCAGGCCGTGAGCCTGCGCCAGAGAGTCCTGGACGGAGCGGACCTGGCCGCCCTTTCAGCCCAGTACTCCAGTTACGGTGCGGGCGCCAACGGCGGTGATCTTGGCTACATTTCACGTGACGACGTCGTTCCAGAATTTGCCCGGGCGGCGTTTCAACTGCAAGTCGGTGACATCTCGGGCGTAATCCGTACCGAGTTTGGTTACCACGTCATCAAATGCGAGGGCAAGCGCGACGATAAGTTGCGGCTGCGTCACATTTTGCTCGGTGTGCTGCCGTCGGCGGACGACTCCCTGCGGGCCCAACAGGTGGCCGATTCGCTGATGCAGGAAGTCATGAACGGCGGTGATTTTGCCGAACTGGCCAAGGCTTTTTCCGTCGATGATGATACGCGGGCCAATGGCGGTGAGCTTGGCTGGTTTGCGTCGCGCGAACTGCCGACCGACTTCGCCCCGGCCGTGGCCGGCTGGACGACGCCGGGCGAGTACCGGGGACCGCTACAGACGCGGTTTGGTCTGCACCTGCTGAAACTGCTTGATTACCAGCCGGAAAAAACACTGACGCTGGAAAACGATTTTGATCAGATCAAGGAGCTCGCTCGACAGGACAAGACCGGTAGAATGGTCGACGAGTGGATTGAAGGTATTAAGAAGAGAACTTACATTGACTATCGCGTCGAGTTCTGATGCGCATTGATGACTTTCTCTCTACGGTCGGGATTGTCAAGCGACGCTCCGTGGCCAAGCAAGTCGGGGCGAGCGGCATGATCGAAGTAAACGGCCGGGTAGTCAAGCCGGCCTACCAGGTGAAAGTCCGGGATATCATAGTCATCAAGGGGAGCAAGCCGTTCCGGGCCGAGGTCCTGGTGGTTCCGACCGGCTCCGTTCCGAAAGCCAGCCGCAGCGAGTTCTTCAAGGAATTGTAGCCGCCCGCAGAGTCGGCCGTATTCGCATGTGAGCGGCTCCGGCCGCAAGGGATGATCCAGGGGGCCCTGACCGCAGTTCTCACCCTGTAAGGCGGTGTCGCCCTTTACCCGCCACGCGGTCGAACAATTGATCGGCTTCCGGTGTTGCAGAATACACACGGCCGCCCGGCCGGCCCTCCCCGGCCTGAAATATCGTTGACTTTTTGGTCCATAGTGCCTATATTAACGCGTCATCTACGGCCCTGATCAACCTGCTGTCCACCACTCGACCTGGCACCGGAATTGACCACTTCACGCTGAAGGGCTGGAGAATCCCTGCTGCATGGGCGGGTGGGTCTCACAGACGAAAGCGACATATCTGGGTAAAATTACAGATTGAAACAACACTAGGGGAGGCAGAGATGAAAAGCGTACTCAGATCAGGGTGTATTCTGGCGCTGTGGCTGGTTGCGGGACTGGTACTGGTCGTGCCGGACGCCCTGGCCGATGAACCATTATTCGCCGCAAGGATCGATTATGGCGCGGGAGATGAGCCTTACTCTGTCTTCTCGATTGATCTTGACGGGGATGGTGACAATGACCTGGCGGTAGCCAACAATGGGTCTGCCAATGTTTCCATTCTGAAGAACAACGGTGACGGGACCTTTCAAACGGCGGTCGATTATGGCGCAGGAAATGGTCCGCGCTCTGTCTTCTCAATTGATCTTGACGGGGATGGTGATAATGACCTGGCGGTAGCCAACGCTGTGTCTGCCAATGTCTCCATTCTGAAGAACAACGGTGACGGGACGTTTCAGACGGCGGTCGACTATGGCGCAGGAGATGGTCCACGCTCTGTCTTCTCAATTGATCTTGACGGTGATGGTGACAATGACCTGGCGGTAGCGAACTTATACTCTGACAATGTCTCCATTCTGAAGAATAACGGAGACGGGACCTTTGAAACCGCAGTCGACTATGGTGCAGGAGATCGTCCGTTCTCTGTCTTCTCGAGTGATCTTGACGGTGATGGTGACAATGACCTGGCGGTAGCCAACAATGGTTCTGACAATGTCTCCATTCTCATGAACAACGGTGACGGGACGTTTCTAAGCGCGGTCGACTACGGTGTAGGAGACTATCCCTACGGCATCTTCTCGATTGATCTTGACAGGGATGGTGACAATGACCTGGCGGTAACAAACTATTACTCTGACAATGTTTCCATTCTGAAGAACAACGGTGACGGGACTTTTCTAAGTGCGGTCGACTACGGTGTAGGAGACTATCCCTACGGCATCTTCTCGATTGATCTTGACGGGGATGGTGACAATGACCTGGCGGTAGCCAACGCTGTGTCTGCCAATGTCTCCATTCTGAAGAATAACGGTGACGGGACCTTTCTAACGGCGGTCGACTATGGCGCAGGAGATGGTCCGTTCTCTGTCTTCTCGATTGATCTTGACGGGGATGGTGACAATGACCTGGCGGTAGCTAACTATGAGTCTGACAATGTTTCCATTCTCATGAACAACGGAGACGGGACGTTTCAAACGCCGGTCGACTATGGCGCAGGAGATACTCCGATCTCTGTCTTCTCGATTGATCTTGACGGTGATGGTGACAACGACCTGGCGACAGCCAACTTTGCGTCTGACAATGTTTCCATACTGAA harbors:
- a CDS encoding peptidylprolyl isomerase, which translates into the protein MKAGRLALILVLAVAGAVLGQRETVDKIAVLVGNEVILASELASQLQLVAFQTGRNPTSPEEIQEFQQEILEQMISDRLFLMEARKDTSISIRREEIDQALDEQIARVAANFESEEDFLAALTQEGLTLRKLKRRYREEIENQLLKQRHIQSKLYAVSVSRHEVEQFYTEFRDSIPPQPEALKLAHILLAVGPSQAVEDSVRQQAVSLRQRVLDGADLAALSAQYSSYGAGANGGDLGYISRDDVVPEFARAAFQLQVGDISGVIRTEFGYHVIKCEGKRDDKLRLRHILLGVLPSADDSLRAQQVADSLMQEVMNGGDFAELAKAFSVDDDTRANGGELGWFASRELPTDFAPAVAGWTTPGEYRGPLQTRFGLHLLKLLDYQPEKTLTLENDFDQIKELARQDKTGRMVDEWIEGIKKRTYIDYRVEF
- a CDS encoding S4 domain-containing protein — protein: MRIDDFLSTVGIVKRRSVAKQVGASGMIEVNGRVVKPAYQVKVRDIIVIKGSKPFRAEVLVVPTGSVPKASRSEFFKEL
- a CDS encoding FG-GAP-like repeat-containing protein, whose translation is MKSVLRSGCILALWLVAGLVLVVPDALADEPLFAARIDYGAGDEPYSVFSIDLDGDGDNDLAVANNGSANVSILKNNGDGTFQTAVDYGAGNGPRSVFSIDLDGDGDNDLAVANAVSANVSILKNNGDGTFQTAVDYGAGDGPRSVFSIDLDGDGDNDLAVANLYSDNVSILKNNGDGTFETAVDYGAGDRPFSVFSSDLDGDGDNDLAVANNGSDNVSILMNNGDGTFLSAVDYGVGDYPYGIFSIDLDRDGDNDLAVTNYYSDNVSILKNNGDGTFLSAVDYGVGDYPYGIFSIDLDGDGDNDLAVANAVSANVSILKNNGDGTFLTAVDYGAGDGPFSVFSIDLDGDGDNDLAVANYESDNVSILMNNGDGTFQTPVDYGAGDTPISVFSIDLDGDGDNDLATANFASDNVSILKNNGDGTFETAVDYGAGDYPNSVFSIDLDGDGDNDLATANQYSDNVSILKNNGDGTFAAAVDYVTGGGPVSVFSFDLDGDGDNDLA